The window CGCGCCCACCCGGTCCGCGCGCAGCTCGTGCACCGTCAGGCCGGCGCCGTCGAAGGGGCCGCGGGTCAGCGCGACGTCGACCAGTCCGGCGCGCAGTCCGCAGGTCGGATCGGTCAGGTCGGTCTCGCGGATCCGGATCTCGACCTCCGGGTGCCGCCGGCCGTAGGCGGCGGCCAGCCGCCGCGCTCCCCGGTCGAAGCTGTCGGCGAGGATGCCGACGGTGATGGTCGCGGCGCCCGACGCCGCGGCCACCCGCAGCCGGATCTGCTCGGCCCGGTCGAGCAGCGTCCGCGCCTCGTCCAGGAGCACGGCGCCGGCCGGGGCGAGCGAGACGCCCGCGGCGGAGCGGTACAGCAGCACGGCGCCGAGGTCGGTCTCCAGCTGCTTGATCGCCCGGCTCAGCGGCGGCTGGCTCATGTGCAGTCGGGCGGCGGCCCGGCCGAAATGGAGTTCCTCGGCGACGGCGACGAAGTAGCGCAGCGTGCGTAGCTCCATGGTGCAACGATACCGGCGCGGTATCGGCGGCCCGGAACGGGTCTTGGACGGCCGCCGCGCCCCGGCGGTGGAATCGGGGCATGACGAACGAACCGAGGACCGGCGAACGGCCGGCGGAGCCCGTGGTGTCGGTGGTCGGCCCGGGCGAGGGCGAGACGATCCTCCTGGGCAGTACCCGACTGCGCATCCTGGAGGACGGCAGCACCACCGGGCACCGGCTCGGGATCGCCGAGTCCGTGCTCGCGCCGCACACCCCCGGACCGCCGCAGCACCGTCACTCCCAGCACGACGAGGGTTTCTACGTCGTCTCCGGCACGGTGCGGTTCACCGTCGGGGAGCGGGAGCACGACGCGACGCCGGGCACCCTGGTGATGGTCCCGCCCGGCGCCCCGCACACCTTCGCCAATCCGACCGACCAACCGGCCGTCATGCTCAGCACGTTCACGCCGGACCTCTACGTGCAGTACTTCCGCGACCTCCAGGACATGATGGCCGGCGGCGGGGCGCTGACCCCGCGGGCCCACCTCGGGGTGATGAGCCGCTACGCCACC of the Kitasatospora sp. NBC_01246 genome contains:
- a CDS encoding LysR family transcriptional regulator; its protein translation is MELRTLRYFVAVAEELHFGRAAARLHMSQPPLSRAIKQLETDLGAVLLYRSAAGVSLAPAGAVLLDEARTLLDRAEQIRLRVAAASGAATITVGILADSFDRGARRLAAAYGRRHPEVEIRIRETDLTDPTCGLRAGLVDVALTRGPFDGAGLTVHELRADRVGAVLRADDPLARRDRLELADLAGRRWFQFPDGTDPLWRSYWNGGEPREGPVVRAVQECLQAVLWNGTVGMAPLGHRPPGDLAVVPLADMAPSRVVAAWREGDANPLIRSFVQLATAAYRD
- a CDS encoding cupin domain-containing protein, yielding MTNEPRTGERPAEPVVSVVGPGEGETILLGSTRLRILEDGSTTGHRLGIAESVLAPHTPGPPQHRHSQHDEGFYVVSGTVRFTVGEREHDATPGTLVMVPPGAPHTFANPTDQPAVMLSTFTPDLYVQYFRDLQDMMAGGGALTPRAHLGVMSRYATEPATDLT